In Erpetoichthys calabaricus chromosome 4, fErpCal1.3, whole genome shotgun sequence, one genomic interval encodes:
- the tsc22d1 gene encoding TSC22 domain family protein 1 isoform X1, translating into MHHPESAGESAARKMAHPVVFPRRGSSTGGSISALATAAGPSVNSSALPADDYPSPLLIQPPPPAGCSSPGPQHPPQSLNLLSSQSQLQPQSLPPGGAQIKKKSGFQITSVTPAQISASTNNSIAEDTESYDDLDESHTEDLSSSEILDVSSRATDMGGPERSSSEETLNNFHEAETPGAVSPNQPLLPHHISQQQLPQNVMVNGSLHPHHHGHHHHHGLHHHHQPPAPHGILPSAIHPVVCNAPAVTTSSPSAAAATTTTTTAAAAAATTSAHPKLPSSGAISENATVVGTSLSSLVGAPTVPGVPGAAVTGIASSISAVAGTPVNVINPVPSNVNIAVLGANVPGLVATPGGCNSSSSSCPTGIQSGLMNLNTGSALSGTSSQNVNVLQQQGPGTALNTNVVMGVVTGSATPVLISGTTSNLGSASAVPVNAPAMVGTVPSGQHLPSTTATTASSRFRVVKLDSSSEPFRKGRWTCTEYYDKEAPVAASTSGAPSESMPSHRAVESIRQALTETVVGSERESTSGSSVSSTLSTLSHYTESVGSGEMGTGTVIQTFQQQVEYCGTQSIQAPLPSLPQSISQPQLAQGQMHSQDMVHPLMKSTGAPTVPANVGAIQPPSVNLSSMQTSIGHPTTSIPQQPLPFSQPPGPTPSLGSVPQQQMGYPPPQQPSAPAHLTAAHVVGNIPAEYVQHQQILQTPMQSGPTAVGAAGQPQQAVPHIPGSLTTLPASGNGQILSVSQQTVSVPTGVSQTSTQGILQQQASISSPPQIAQPIQGGILQQIMPGSVTGMVPQPTKVPPSQALTQAQLPGEQQQQVAQGIAIQQPATVALGQVAPNVPANLSTVAQSSLPQTAQPVQNGSIVSNVGPSPLMPVSVPVGQTAVAQSTAQYSSVAPVSAPQLDDARRILQDQSLLALPKVAAGECATSSGVGATVAHDAATGISALAATAVLFPLKNLPLTAHVVDGDEDSSSGASVVAIDNKIEQAMDLVKSHLMYAVREEVEVLKEQIKELIERNSQLEQENNLLKNLASPEQLAQFQAQLQTGSPPSSSQPPGTASQPVQPATQSSGPSA; encoded by the coding sequence ATGCATCACCCGGAGTCAGCAGGAGAGTCCGCCGCGAGGAAGATGGCGCACCCGGTCGTGTTTCCTCGGCGAGGCAGCAGTACCGGCGGCAGCATCTCTGCTTTGGCTACGGCGGCGGGACCCAGCGTGAACAGCAGTGCCCTTCCCGCCGATGATTACCCGTCTCCTTTACTCATCCAGCCTCCCCCTCCAGCCGGCTGCTCGTCCCCGGGGCCCCAGCATCCTCCCCAGAGCCTGAATCTCCTCTCCTCGCAGTCGCAACTGCAGCCTCAGTCTCTGCCACCCGGAGGCGCGCAGATCAAAAAGAAGAGCGGCTTCCAGATCACCAGTGTCACGCCGGCCCAGATCTCGGCGAGCACAAACAACAGCATTGCCGAGGACACGGAGAGCTACGATGATCTAGACGAGTCCCACACCGAGGACCTGTCGTCCTCGGAGATTTTAGACGTATCGTCACGCGCTACCGATATGGGGGGGCCAGAACGGAGCTCCTCCGAAGAGACTCTGAACAACTTCCATGAGGCCGAGACGCCGGGTGCTGTGTCTCCCAACCAGCCGCTTCTGCCACACCATATCTCGCAACAGCAGTTGCCCCAAAATGTAATGGTAAATGGCAGTCTACACCCTCACCACCATGGCCATCATCATCACCACGGacttcaccaccaccaccagccgcCTGCGCCTCATGGGATTTTGCCTTCTGCTATTCACCCTGTGGTCTGTAATGCACCTGCAGTTACGACTTCTTCGcccagtgctgctgctgctactactactactactactgctgctgctgccgccgccACCACCTCTGCACACCCTAAATTGCCTAGTTCAGGTGCCATCTCTGAGAATGCTACAGTGGTTGGTACTTCACTTTCTAGTCTGGTGGGTGCGCCTACAGTGCCTGGTGTTCCTGGGGCAGCTGTTACTGGCATTGCAAGCAGTATAAGTGCAGTAGCAGGCACTCCTGTAAATGTTATTAACCCAGTGCCTAGCAATGTGAACATAGCAGTGTTGGGTGCCAATGTGCCTGGTTTAGTTGCCACCCCTGGTGGGTGtaatagcagcagcagcagttgcCCCACTGGCATTCAGTCAGGCCTGATGAACTTAAATACTGGTAGTGCACTGTCGGGAACTAGTAGccaaaatgtaaatgtgcttCAGCAGCAAGGGCCTGGCACTGCTCTGAATACAAATGTTGTAATGGGAGTCGTTACTGGGTCAGCCACGCCTGTTCTTATAAGCGGCACCACCAGCAACCTAGGTTCTGCATCTGCAGTGCCAGTTAATGCACCAGCAATGGTAGGAACTGTTCCGTCAGGTCAACATTTGCCTTCTACCACAGCTACAACTGCAAGTTCTCGTTTCAGGGTGGTGAAATTGGATTCCAGCTCAGAACCTTTCCGGAAAGGCCGCTGGACATGTACAGAATACTATGACAAAGAGGCCCCAGTAGCAGCATCCACTTCAGGGGCTCCATCTGAATCAATGCCGAGTCACCGGGCTGTGGAGAGTATTAGACAAGCCTTGACTGAAACTGTTGTGGGTTCAGAGCGAGAGAGCACCAGTGGAAGTTCTGTCAGTAGCACCCTCAGCACTTTGAGCCACTATACAGAAAGTGTAGGCAGTGGGGAAATGGGAACTGGCACTGTGATACAGACATTTCAGCAACAAGTGGAGTACTGTGGCACACAAAGTATACAGGCCCCACTCCCAAGTCTGCCTCAGAGTATATCTCAGCCACAGCTTGCACAAGGACAGATGCATTCGCAGGATATGGTTCATCCTCTGATGAAGTCCACTGGTGCCCCCACTGTGCCAGCCAACGTGGGTGCCATACAACCTCCTTCAGTGAACCTGTCAAGTATGCAGACTTCCATTGGTCACCCAACAACGTCAATTCCCCAGCAGCCTTTACCCTTTTCTCAACCACCTGGCCCTACACCAAGCTTGGGGTCTGTACCACAACAGCAAATGGGATATCCTCCTCCACAGCAGCCAAGTGCCCCTGCACACTTGACAGCAGCTCATGTAGTTGGCAACATTCCAGCAGAATATGTTCAGCATCAACAGATCCTTCAGACACCAATGCAGTCTGGTCCCACTGCAGTGGGAGCAGCAGGACAGCCTCAACAGGCTGTACCCCACATCCCTGGATCCTTAACAACTCTTCCAGCATCTGGAAATGGCCAGATACTGAGTGTAAGCCAGCAAACTGTTAGTGTACCCACAGGGGTCAGTCAGACTTCAACCCAGGGCATCTTGCAGCAGCAGGCTTCTATATCATCTCCGCCGCAGATTGCACAGCCCATCCAGGGTGGAATCCTACAACAGATAATGCCTGGAAGTGTCACAGGAATGGTACCGCAACCCACAAAGGTTCCGCCATCTCAAGCTTTGACTCAGGCCCAGTTGCCAGGAGAGCAGCAACAACAAGTGGCACAAGGAATTGCCATCCAGCAACCAGCCACTGTTGCCTTGGGCCAAGTTGCTCCTAATGTGCCTGCAAACCTTTCAACTGTTGCCCAGTCTAGTTTACCCCAAACTGCTCAACCTGTGCAGAATGGTAGTATTGTTTCTAATGTCGGCCCATCTCCATTGATGCCAGTAAGTGTCCCAGTTGGACAGACAGCAGTGGCTCAAAGCACAGCTCAATATTCCAGTGTAGCACCAGTGTCTGCCCCCCAGCTGGATGATGCCCGTCGTATTCTACAAGACCAGTCTCTACTTGCTCTACCCAAGGTGGCAGCAGGAGAATGTGCTACCTCCTCTGGAGTTGGTGCCACAGTGGCTCATGATGCAGCCACTGGGATCTCAGCCTTAGCAGCAACTGCCGTCCTCTTCCCACTTAAGAACTTGCCACTGACTGCACATGTGGTGGATGGTGATGAAGACAG